The following proteins come from a genomic window of Bradyrhizobium paxllaeri:
- a CDS encoding heme ABC transporter ATP-binding protein, with product MTALLEAQSVSMVVGGATLVDGIDLQIKAGEMVAIVGPNGAGKSTLLRMLSGDLRPTRGEVRLKQRDIRLYPPRQLAFHRAMLSQHVNVTFPFTVEEIVHMGAGDAGRATAQPLVDAALGEVGLSHFSQRQLPTLSGGEQQRAHFARVLVQLACGEAQHGPGLLLLDEPTSSLDMRHQIDLVETAKQRAQNGTAVIAVLHDLNLAMRFADRIVLLHRGRLAVDGGRSEAITAETIRRIFEVDVTIDYTEQGVPFLLPQTMRPAASP from the coding sequence GTGACCGCCCTTCTCGAAGCACAGTCCGTCTCGATGGTGGTCGGCGGCGCCACGCTGGTCGACGGCATCGATCTGCAGATCAAGGCGGGCGAGATGGTCGCCATCGTCGGCCCCAACGGCGCCGGTAAATCGACGCTGCTGCGGATGCTGTCCGGCGATCTTCGCCCGACACGGGGAGAGGTCAGGCTGAAGCAGCGCGACATCCGCCTCTATCCGCCGCGCCAACTCGCGTTTCACCGTGCGATGCTGTCGCAGCACGTCAACGTCACCTTCCCGTTCACGGTCGAGGAAATCGTCCATATGGGCGCGGGCGATGCCGGTCGCGCCACCGCCCAGCCGCTGGTCGACGCGGCGCTCGGCGAGGTCGGCCTTTCGCATTTCAGCCAGCGGCAATTGCCGACGCTCTCCGGCGGCGAGCAGCAGCGCGCGCATTTCGCCCGCGTGCTGGTGCAGCTCGCCTGCGGCGAGGCGCAGCATGGTCCCGGCCTTCTCTTGCTCGACGAGCCGACTTCCAGCCTCGACATGCGCCATCAGATCGATCTGGTGGAAACGGCGAAACAGCGCGCGCAGAACGGCACCGCCGTGATCGCCGTGCTGCATGATCTCAATCTCGCCATGCGCTTCGCCGACCGCATCGTGCTCTTGCACCGAGGCCGGCTCGCCGTCGACGGCGGGCGCAGCGAAGCGATCACGGCCGAGACCATCCGCCGGATTTTCGAGGTCGATGTGACGATCGACTACACCGAGCAGGGCGTGCCGTTCCTGCTGCCGCAGACCATGCGGCCGGCAGCATCGCCCTAG
- a CDS encoding esterase-like activity of phytase family protein, whose translation MRVSLLCSVASVFLVSAAFAQGEGEFPATLKGHAVLPAQSFIDAPTDAPDDLKTAGKYTTGKRTDAVGTVMGKSYERPTGVSLPFKGQPLQGHSGIKVMSDGSFWVLTDNGMGSRYNSADSMLYLNRHKIHWASGKIERQETIFLHDPDKKVPFRIVHEDTAKRYLTGADFDTEGFQIIGDTFWIGDEFGPYVLKADKTGKVLAVFETTADGKPVRSPDHWSVQSPATPGASYTTVNLRRSKGYEGFAASKDGKFLYGLLEGPLWDAEKKDVEKVDGKEASRILEFDVAAEKFTGRYWTYVFEQNGNAIGDFNMIDGSTGLIIERDNGEGTADKACPAGQRGENCFPDLAKFKRVYKVELSDANAGKPVRKIAYIDLMKIRDPEKKARKPLNDGVLTFPFFTIENVDRVDDTHIIVGNDNNLPFSSSRDPNKADDNEFVLLEVAEFLKAK comes from the coding sequence ATGCGCGTGTCATTGCTCTGCTCCGTTGCGTCAGTCTTTCTGGTCAGTGCCGCCTTCGCGCAAGGCGAAGGCGAGTTTCCCGCCACACTGAAGGGCCACGCCGTGCTGCCGGCGCAGAGCTTCATCGACGCGCCCACTGACGCGCCCGATGATCTCAAGACCGCGGGCAAATACACCACCGGCAAGCGCACCGATGCCGTGGGCACCGTGATGGGCAAGTCCTATGAGCGGCCGACTGGCGTCTCGCTGCCGTTCAAGGGGCAACCGCTGCAGGGCCATTCCGGCATCAAGGTGATGTCGGACGGCTCGTTCTGGGTGCTCACCGACAACGGCATGGGCTCGCGCTACAACTCGGCCGACTCGATGTTGTACCTCAACCGCCACAAGATCCACTGGGCCAGCGGCAAGATCGAGCGGCAGGAAACCATCTTCCTGCACGATCCCGACAAGAAGGTGCCGTTCCGCATCGTGCATGAGGACACTGCAAAGCGCTATCTCACCGGCGCCGATTTCGACACCGAAGGCTTTCAGATCATTGGTGACACCTTCTGGATCGGCGACGAGTTCGGCCCCTATGTGCTGAAGGCCGACAAGACCGGCAAGGTCCTGGCCGTGTTCGAGACCACTGCCGACGGCAAGCCGGTGCGCTCGCCGGATCACTGGTCGGTGCAGTCGCCGGCGACGCCGGGCGCGAGCTACACCACCGTCAACCTGCGCCGCTCCAAGGGCTATGAAGGCTTTGCCGCCTCGAAGGACGGCAAATTCCTCTACGGCCTGCTCGAAGGCCCGCTCTGGGACGCCGAGAAAAAGGACGTTGAAAAGGTCGACGGCAAGGAAGCGTCGCGCATCCTCGAATTCGACGTCGCCGCCGAAAAATTCACCGGCCGCTATTGGACTTACGTGTTTGAGCAGAATGGCAACGCCATCGGCGACTTCAACATGATCGACGGATCAACCGGCCTGATCATCGAGCGCGACAATGGCGAAGGCACCGCCGACAAGGCCTGCCCGGCCGGCCAGCGCGGCGAGAACTGCTTTCCCGATCTCGCCAAGTTCAAGCGCGTCTACAAGGTCGAGCTTTCCGACGCCAATGCCGGCAAGCCCGTGCGCAAGATCGCCTATATCGACCTGATGAAGATCAGGGATCCCGAGAAGAAGGCGCGCAAGCCGCTCAACGACGGCGTGCTGACCTTCCCGTTCTTCACCATCGAGAACGTCGATCGCGTCGACGACACGCACATCATCGTCGGCAACGACAACAACCTGCCGTTCTCGTCGAGCCGCGATCCCAACAAGGCCGACGACAATGAATTCGTGCTGCTGGAAGTGGCTGAGTTTTTGAAGGCGAAGTGA
- a CDS encoding mucoidy inhibitor MuiA family protein: MRLKANGFFTASIAVLAAFAAGGARAADVAASSVVDAVTVYPDGASVTRLVTVDLPAGENSAVLKDFPLTLDPTSLRVEGEAGAKLTIGAIDAKPPRAALPVNLPELDKRIEALKDERGNLQGAIDAANARRKFAERFADVSPAGIGEKGEARPISEWRTAFAAVGDEIASADAAIRDAQRKQRELDREIARLEQDKAKKPPNKLEVRIELAAAAATKATLRVTYAVRNARWTPLYDARLDSGARDRKPALELVRRAEITQNTGEDWSNVALAVSTVRTARGGSAPDLKSLVVQYPQVPRPMAAASASDSAAAPAMERMRQFRLGAGKSDELVMERAAEQQAVADVSGFQVVFKIPGRVSLGASEGAKSLRVSSATIAPDLAVRAAPVLDPTAFLEASFKQNEDAPLLPGRVSIYRDGVFVGRGQMAAAAKDETVRLGFGADDKIKIERNVLKRNEGSAGLIMTTSKTDERAFKTTVRNGHDFPIRIAIEDQLPVSENEEIQVEMLSSTTPPSATNARDRRGVLEWAFEAKAGEVRDINFAWRIRWPKDKGVVMVPAG, encoded by the coding sequence ATGAGATTGAAAGCGAACGGTTTTTTCACGGCGAGCATCGCCGTGCTGGCGGCGTTTGCCGCCGGCGGGGCCCGCGCGGCTGACGTGGCCGCCAGTTCGGTGGTGGACGCGGTGACCGTCTATCCCGACGGCGCCAGCGTGACGCGCCTGGTCACGGTCGACCTGCCGGCCGGCGAGAATTCCGCTGTTCTGAAGGATTTTCCGCTGACGCTGGATCCAACGTCACTGCGGGTCGAGGGTGAGGCCGGTGCAAAGCTCACGATCGGCGCGATCGACGCCAAGCCGCCGCGCGCGGCGCTGCCGGTGAACCTGCCCGAACTTGACAAGCGCATCGAGGCGCTGAAGGACGAGCGTGGCAATCTGCAAGGCGCGATCGATGCGGCGAACGCACGGCGCAAATTCGCTGAGCGTTTTGCCGATGTTTCGCCCGCCGGTATCGGCGAGAAGGGTGAGGCACGACCGATTTCCGAATGGCGTACGGCCTTTGCCGCGGTCGGCGACGAAATCGCCAGCGCCGACGCCGCCATTCGCGACGCCCAGCGCAAGCAGCGCGAACTCGACCGCGAGATCGCCCGGCTCGAACAGGACAAGGCGAAGAAGCCGCCGAACAAGCTTGAGGTGCGGATCGAACTCGCGGCCGCGGCCGCCACCAAGGCGACGCTGCGGGTGACCTATGCGGTCCGCAACGCGCGCTGGACCCCGCTTTACGACGCGCGTCTCGACTCCGGCGCCAGGGATCGCAAGCCGGCGCTCGAACTGGTGCGCCGTGCCGAAATCACGCAGAACACCGGCGAGGACTGGTCGAATGTCGCGCTCGCCGTTTCCACCGTGCGAACTGCCCGCGGCGGCAGCGCGCCCGACCTGAAGTCGCTGGTCGTGCAATACCCGCAAGTACCGCGTCCGATGGCGGCAGCGTCCGCCTCGGATTCTGCGGCGGCACCAGCCATGGAGAGGATGAGGCAGTTCCGCCTTGGCGCGGGGAAGAGCGATGAACTCGTGATGGAGAGGGCGGCCGAGCAACAGGCCGTGGCTGATGTCAGCGGCTTCCAGGTGGTGTTCAAGATTCCGGGGCGCGTCAGCCTCGGCGCCAGCGAAGGCGCAAAAAGCCTGCGCGTCTCCAGCGCGACCATCGCGCCCGATCTGGCGGTGCGTGCGGCGCCGGTGCTGGACCCGACGGCGTTCCTCGAGGCGAGCTTCAAGCAGAACGAGGATGCGCCATTGCTGCCCGGCCGGGTTTCGATCTATCGCGACGGCGTCTTCGTCGGTCGCGGCCAGATGGCTGCCGCGGCCAAGGACGAGACCGTGCGGCTCGGCTTCGGCGCCGACGACAAGATCAAGATCGAGCGCAACGTCCTCAAGCGCAACGAGGGTTCGGCCGGCCTGATCATGACGACCTCGAAGACCGACGAGCGGGCGTTCAAGACCACGGTGCGCAACGGTCATGATTTCCCGATCCGGATCGCGATCGAGGACCAACTGCCGGTCAGCGAGAACGAGGAGATCCAGGTCGAGATGCTGTCCTCCACGACGCCGCCGTCCGCGACCAATGCGCGCGACCGGCGCGGCGTGCTGGAGTGGGCGTTTGAGGCCAAGGCAGGCGAGGTGAGGGACATCAACTTCGCGTGGCGGATTCGCTGGCCCAAGGACAAGGGCGTCGTGATGGTGCCGGCGGGGTAG
- the serA gene encoding phosphoglycerate dehydrogenase, with product MTKPKVLISDALSPAAVQIFRDRGVEVDFQPNLGKDKDKLAEIIGNYDGLAIRSATKATAKIIEKATKLKVIGRAGIGVDNVEIPAATAKGIIVMNTPFGNSITTAEHAITLMLALAREIPQADASTQAGKWEKNRFMGVEITGKTLGVIGCGNIGTIAADRALGLRMKVVAFDPFLSPERAKDIGVEKVELDELLKRADFITLHTPLTEKTKNIIDAAAIAKMKKGVRIINCARGGLVDEQALLDALNSKHVAGAAFDVFVEEPATKNVLFGHPNVICTPHLGASTTEAQENVALQVAEQMSDYLLTGAISNAVNFPSITAEEAPKLKPFIELAEKLGSFAGQLTESGILKTEITYEGHVAEMKIKAITSAVLSGLLRPMLGEVNVVSAPVVAKERGMVVDEIVRAAQSDYESLITVTVTTERQERSVSGTVYHDGKPRLVDIKGIRVDAEFGKSMIYVTNEDKPGFIGSFASLLGDAKINIATFHLGRVKQGGDAIALVEIDGPVPADVLAKVQKLPQVKQAKALAF from the coding sequence ATGACCAAACCCAAAGTTCTCATTTCCGACGCGCTTTCCCCCGCCGCCGTGCAGATCTTTAGGGATCGCGGCGTCGAGGTCGACTTCCAGCCCAATCTCGGCAAGGACAAGGACAAGCTCGCCGAGATCATCGGCAACTATGACGGGTTAGCGATCCGCTCGGCGACCAAGGCGACCGCGAAGATCATCGAGAAAGCAACGAAGCTGAAGGTGATCGGCCGCGCCGGCATCGGCGTCGACAATGTCGAGATACCCGCGGCCACCGCCAAGGGCATCATCGTGATGAACACGCCGTTCGGCAATTCGATCACGACCGCCGAACATGCCATCACGCTGATGCTGGCGCTGGCGCGTGAAATTCCGCAGGCCGACGCCTCGACCCAGGCCGGCAAGTGGGAGAAGAACCGCTTCATGGGCGTCGAAATTACCGGCAAGACGCTGGGCGTGATCGGCTGCGGCAATATCGGCACGATCGCCGCCGACCGCGCGCTCGGCCTGCGCATGAAGGTGGTCGCGTTCGATCCGTTCCTGTCGCCGGAGCGCGCCAAGGACATCGGTGTCGAGAAGGTCGAGCTCGATGAACTGCTCAAGCGCGCCGATTTCATCACGCTGCATACGCCGCTGACCGAAAAGACGAAAAACATCATCGACGCGGCGGCGATTGCGAAAATGAAGAAGGGCGTGCGCATCATCAATTGCGCCCGCGGCGGCCTGGTCGATGAGCAGGCGCTGCTCGACGCGCTGAATTCCAAACATGTCGCGGGCGCGGCCTTCGACGTGTTCGTCGAGGAGCCCGCCACCAAGAACGTGCTGTTCGGCCATCCCAACGTGATCTGCACGCCGCATCTCGGCGCCTCCACCACGGAAGCGCAGGAGAACGTGGCCCTGCAGGTCGCCGAGCAGATGTCGGATTATCTCTTGACCGGCGCGATCTCGAACGCGGTGAATTTTCCCTCGATTACGGCGGAGGAAGCGCCGAAACTGAAGCCGTTCATCGAACTCGCCGAAAAGCTCGGCTCGTTCGCCGGCCAGCTCACCGAGAGCGGCATCCTGAAGACAGAGATTACCTATGAGGGCCACGTCGCCGAGATGAAGATCAAGGCGATCACCTCGGCGGTGCTGTCGGGCCTGCTGCGGCCGATGCTGGGCGAGGTCAATGTGGTCTCTGCGCCGGTGGTCGCGAAAGAGCGCGGCATGGTGGTGGACGAGATCGTACGCGCGGCGCAGAGCGACTATGAAAGCCTGATCACGGTGACCGTCACCACCGAACGGCAGGAACGCTCGGTGTCCGGCACCGTCTATCACGACGGCAAGCCGCGGCTGGTCGACATCAAGGGCATCCGCGTCGATGCCGAGTTCGGCAAGTCGATGATCTATGTCACCAATGAGGACAAGCCCGGCTTCATCGGCAGTTTCGCCAGCTTGCTCGGCGACGCCAAGATCAACATCGCTACCTTCCATCTCGGCCGCGTCAAGCAGGGCGGCGACGCCATCGCGCTGGTCGAGATCGACGGGCCGGTGCCTGCCGACGTGCTGGCCAAGGTGCAGAAGCTGCCGCAGGTGAAGCAGGCCAAGGCGCTGGCGTTCTAA
- a CDS encoding phosphoserine transaminase, giving the protein MTVAKPASRPNVPHFSSGPCAKRPGWNPQNLKDAALGRSHRAKIGKNKLKLAIELTREVLEVPADYKIGIVPASDTGAVEMALWSLLGARPVTTIAWESFGEGWVSDIVKELKLKDVTKLHAGYGDLPDLSKVDQASDVVFTWNGTTSGVRVPNADWISADREGLTICDATSAAFAQPLDFAKLDVVTFSWQKALGGEAAHGMLILSPRAVERLETYKPAWPLPKIFRLTKGGKLNQGIFEGETINTPSMLCVEDYLDALNWAKSIGGLKALIARADANTKVLSDWKAKTPWIDFLAQDPAIRSNTSVCLKFIDPAITSLNADAQADFSKKLVALVEKEAAGYDFAYYRDAPAGLRIWCGATVEASDVALLTQWIDWAFAETKAALPKAA; this is encoded by the coding sequence ATGACCGTAGCGAAGCCCGCTTCGCGGCCGAACGTGCCGCATTTTTCCTCCGGCCCCTGCGCCAAGCGCCCCGGCTGGAACCCCCAAAATCTCAAGGACGCAGCCCTCGGCCGCTCGCATCGCGCGAAGATCGGCAAGAACAAGCTCAAGCTCGCGATCGAACTGACGCGCGAAGTGCTTGAGGTGCCGGCCGATTACAAGATCGGTATCGTGCCGGCGTCCGATACCGGCGCGGTCGAAATGGCGCTGTGGTCGCTGCTCGGCGCGCGCCCCGTCACCACCATCGCCTGGGAATCCTTCGGCGAAGGCTGGGTCAGCGACATCGTCAAGGAATTGAAGCTGAAGGACGTCACCAAGCTGCATGCCGGCTATGGCGATCTTCCCGACCTCAGCAAGGTCGATCAGGCTTCCGACGTCGTCTTCACCTGGAACGGCACCACCTCGGGCGTGCGTGTGCCGAACGCTGACTGGATCAGCGCTGATCGCGAAGGCCTCACGATCTGCGACGCGACCTCGGCCGCTTTCGCGCAGCCGCTCGACTTTGCAAAACTCGATGTGGTGACCTTCTCCTGGCAGAAGGCGCTGGGTGGCGAAGCCGCGCATGGCATGCTGATCCTCTCGCCGCGCGCGGTGGAGCGGCTCGAGACCTACAAGCCGGCCTGGCCGCTGCCGAAGATTTTCCGCCTCACCAAGGGCGGCAAGCTCAACCAGGGCATCTTCGAAGGCGAGACCATCAACACGCCGTCGATGCTGTGCGTCGAGGATTATCTCGATGCGCTGAACTGGGCGAAATCGATCGGCGGCCTCAAGGCCCTGATCGCACGCGCCGATGCCAACACCAAGGTGCTGTCGGACTGGAAGGCGAAGACGCCGTGGATCGATTTCCTGGCGCAGGATCCTGCGATCCGCTCCAACACATCGGTGTGCCTGAAGTTCATCGATCCCGCGATCACCTCGCTCAATGCGGACGCGCAGGCGGACTTTTCGAAGAAGCTCGTCGCGCTGGTCGAGAAGGAAGCTGCCGGCTACGACTTCGCTTACTACCGCGACGCGCCGGCGGGCCTGCGGATCTGGTGCGGCGCCACCGTTGAAGCCTCCGACGTCGCGCTGCTGACGCAGTGGATCGACTGGGCCTTCGCCGAGACCAAGGCCGCGCTGCCCAAGGCAGCTTGA
- a CDS encoding GNAT family N-acetyltransferase produces MSAISEITIRAARREDVGVIVAMLADDPLGGPRERIENPLPQSYFTAFEKLQRDPNILLVVAVDGEGAVVGCLQLCILPGLSSQGASRGLIEDVRVASHCRSRGIGEQMVQWAVVEARARECKLVELLTHHTRVDAQRFYERLGFARSHVGMTLRF; encoded by the coding sequence ATGTCTGCCATCTCAGAGATCACCATCCGCGCTGCGCGCCGCGAGGACGTCGGCGTCATTGTCGCCATGCTGGCGGACGATCCGCTCGGGGGACCGCGCGAGCGGATCGAAAACCCGCTGCCGCAATCCTATTTCACGGCATTTGAGAAACTGCAGCGCGACCCGAACATCCTCCTCGTCGTGGCCGTGGACGGCGAGGGCGCCGTGGTCGGCTGCCTGCAGCTATGCATTCTGCCGGGCCTGAGTTCGCAGGGCGCCTCGCGCGGCCTGATCGAGGACGTCCGCGTCGCCAGCCACTGCCGCAGCCGCGGCATCGGCGAGCAGATGGTGCAGTGGGCGGTGGTGGAAGCGCGCGCGAGGGAATGCAAGCTGGTCGAACTATTGACGCATCACACCCGCGTCGATGCGCAGCGATTCTACGAGCGATTGGGCTTCGCACGCAGCCATGTCGGCATGACCTTGCGATTCTGA
- a CDS encoding glutathione S-transferase family protein, whose amino-acid sequence MKVYGDTNSGNCLKVKWVCDHLALPYTWVAVDTLKGETRTAEFLKLNGAGQVPTVELDDGRTLAQSNAIIRYLARGSGLIPSDAFAQGKMDEWLFWEQYSHEPYVAVCRFQMFYLKKPVSDLDPEKVKRGYAALARMEHQLAITPFLVGDAVTLADISLLAYTRVAHEGGFHLDGYAAVRRWIGETEKFLNLPPVR is encoded by the coding sequence ATGAAGGTCTACGGCGACACCAATTCCGGAAACTGCCTGAAGGTGAAGTGGGTGTGCGATCATCTCGCGCTGCCCTACACCTGGGTCGCGGTCGATACGCTCAAGGGCGAGACGCGGACCGCGGAATTTCTCAAGCTCAACGGCGCCGGGCAGGTGCCGACGGTCGAACTCGACGACGGCCGCACGCTGGCGCAGTCCAACGCCATCATCCGTTATCTCGCCCGCGGCTCCGGCCTGATCCCCTCGGATGCGTTCGCGCAAGGGAAGATGGACGAGTGGCTGTTCTGGGAACAGTACAGCCACGAGCCCTATGTCGCGGTGTGTCGCTTCCAGATGTTCTATCTGAAGAAGCCGGTCTCCGATCTCGATCCCGAAAAGGTCAAGCGCGGCTACGCGGCGCTGGCGCGGATGGAGCATCAACTCGCCATCACGCCGTTTCTGGTCGGCGACGCCGTCACGCTCGCCGACATATCGCTGCTGGCCTATACGCGCGTGGCGCATGAGGGCGGTTTCCATCTTGACGGCTACGCCGCGGTGCGCCGCTGGATCGGCGAGACCGAAAAATTCCTCAACCTGCCGCCGGTGCGCTGA
- a CDS encoding outer membrane protein, with protein sequence MRRLLLMAMMCGAVSGAQAADMPDLPFLRGSFTEGLSRSTVNWSGAYVGAHASHGAADMDFTNSGQDLLAKLMNNLDIEAEFDISKWPLLGKAHMQNSGYGGFIGYNWQWTEAVVAIELNYTHGNFFGSNMGSQARSFQFPTDYVTTAAVASAATMRVTDYGSLRVRGGYAIDNFLPYGFAGIAMGRANINRWAAYSAYYRYVGTGGLPDLSGSDSLTDNANAHFVTGFAGGVGVDVMLYAGLFLRAEWEYLRFTSTVDTTINTVRAGLGYKF encoded by the coding sequence ATGCGTCGATTGTTGCTGATGGCTATGATGTGTGGGGCAGTAAGCGGCGCGCAGGCGGCCGATATGCCGGATCTTCCTTTTCTTCGCGGCAGCTTTACCGAGGGGTTGAGCAGAAGCACCGTCAACTGGAGCGGCGCCTATGTCGGCGCCCACGCTTCTCACGGCGCGGCGGACATGGACTTCACCAATTCCGGCCAGGACCTGCTCGCCAAGCTCATGAATAATCTCGATATCGAAGCGGAGTTCGACATCTCGAAGTGGCCGTTGCTCGGCAAGGCCCATATGCAGAACAGCGGCTATGGCGGGTTCATCGGCTATAACTGGCAGTGGACCGAAGCCGTCGTCGCCATCGAGCTGAACTACACCCATGGCAATTTCTTTGGGTCCAACATGGGCTCGCAAGCCCGCTCGTTTCAGTTTCCGACCGATTACGTGACCACCGCTGCCGTCGCCTCGGCCGCCACGATGAGGGTCACCGATTACGGCTCGCTGCGGGTGCGCGGCGGATACGCGATCGACAACTTCCTGCCCTATGGATTTGCCGGCATTGCAATGGGGCGGGCGAATATCAATCGTTGGGCCGCTTATTCCGCTTACTATCGATATGTCGGCACGGGCGGGCTTCCCGACCTCTCGGGAAGCGATAGCCTGACTGACAACGCCAACGCTCATTTCGTCACCGGCTTCGCCGGCGGTGTTGGCGTTGACGTAATGCTGTATGCGGGTCTCTTCCTTCGCGCCGAGTGGGAATATCTCCGGTTCACCTCGACCGTCGATACCACCATCAACACGGTCCGCGCCGGCCTCGGCTACAAGTTCTGA
- a CDS encoding outer membrane protein: MRSVKSFIAAGAATLLSSAAFAADMPIAPPPYAAPVVEDFGGWYLRGDIGFSNQRVDRLNNANDVTLTSSVQTNNFNSAGIFGLGVGYKVNNWFRADVTGEYRGNSQFHGTDRITYPGGVGIDTYHGTKNEWVVLANAYVDLGTWWCITPFIGAGVGGARVAINGFTDAGIANNGGGALPGLAYADNVSKWNLAWAVHAGLAYKVTPNFTVELAYRYLDMGDGLTGDLRTFDGSGVNTINPMTFKNITSHDLKLGVRWDLTSPAVYAPPPLIRKG, from the coding sequence ATGCGTAGCGTTAAGTCATTCATTGCCGCCGGTGCGGCGACTCTATTGTCCTCGGCGGCGTTCGCTGCCGACATGCCCATCGCGCCTCCTCCATATGCGGCCCCGGTGGTCGAGGATTTCGGCGGCTGGTATCTGCGCGGCGACATCGGCTTCAGCAACCAGCGCGTCGATCGTTTGAATAACGCTAACGACGTCACCCTGACCTCGTCGGTGCAGACGAACAATTTCAACAGTGCCGGCATCTTCGGCCTCGGCGTCGGTTACAAGGTCAACAACTGGTTCCGCGCTGACGTTACCGGTGAGTACCGCGGCAATTCGCAGTTTCATGGCACCGACCGCATCACCTATCCGGGCGGCGTCGGCATCGACACCTACCACGGCACCAAGAACGAATGGGTCGTTCTCGCCAACGCCTATGTCGATCTCGGCACCTGGTGGTGCATCACCCCGTTCATCGGCGCCGGCGTCGGCGGCGCGCGGGTTGCGATCAACGGCTTCACCGACGCGGGCATTGCCAACAACGGCGGCGGCGCGCTGCCGGGCCTCGCCTACGCGGACAACGTGTCGAAGTGGAATCTGGCCTGGGCGGTCCATGCCGGTCTCGCCTACAAGGTCACGCCGAACTTCACCGTCGAACTCGCCTATCGCTACCTCGACATGGGCGACGGCCTGACCGGCGACTTGCGGACCTTCGACGGCAGCGGTGTCAACACCATCAACCCGATGACCTTCAAGAACATCACTTCGCACGATCTGAAGCTCGGCGTGCGCTGGGATCTGACCAGCCCGGCTGTCTACGCGCCGCCGCCGCTGATCCGCAAAGGTTAA
- a CDS encoding MFS transporter has translation MNKPVIVTEETAAAPVVVADAAPGLAAKAAAAGPAYIVLAGISFSHFLNDTMQSLIASVYPILKDAYALDYSQIGMITLAFQFTASLLQPLVGHFTDKKAQPFSLAIGMGFTFFGLLLLSVAHLYPIILIAAALVGLGSAVFHPESARIARLASGGRYGFAQSVFQLGGSFGTSMGPVLAALIVVPFGQPSIAWFSSIAFLAIVILWRIGAWYKPQIATKKSAAVERHPDHPDSRRVKIALAVLVALLFSKQLYVSSLSSYYIFYLIDKFGVSTQAAQLYLFLFLASNAAGAFFGGPLGDRFGRKYVIWFSILGALPFTLALPYAGLYASAVLTIFIGLILSSATASIIVFAQELMPHRFGMISGVFFGVAFGIGGLGAAALGKLADHTGIAFVYHLCAFLPALGLLAVFLPKMPKHMH, from the coding sequence TTGAACAAGCCCGTCATCGTTACAGAGGAAACCGCGGCCGCGCCGGTCGTCGTGGCGGATGCGGCACCTGGCCTCGCGGCGAAAGCGGCAGCGGCGGGGCCAGCCTACATCGTGCTCGCCGGCATCAGCTTCTCGCATTTCCTCAACGACACCATGCAGTCGTTGATTGCTTCGGTCTATCCGATCCTGAAAGACGCCTACGCGCTCGACTATTCGCAGATCGGCATGATTACGCTGGCGTTCCAGTTCACCGCGTCGCTGCTGCAGCCTCTGGTCGGGCATTTCACCGACAAGAAGGCGCAGCCGTTCTCGCTTGCGATCGGCATGGGCTTTACCTTTTTCGGCTTGCTGCTGCTGAGCGTCGCGCATCTCTATCCCATCATCCTGATCGCAGCCGCGCTGGTCGGGCTCGGCTCGGCGGTATTTCATCCGGAGTCGGCGCGGATCGCGCGGCTTGCTTCCGGTGGACGCTATGGCTTCGCGCAATCGGTGTTTCAGCTCGGCGGCAGTTTCGGTACCTCGATGGGGCCGGTACTGGCGGCGCTGATCGTGGTGCCGTTCGGCCAGCCGTCGATCGCCTGGTTCTCGTCGATCGCGTTTCTGGCGATCGTGATCCTTTGGCGGATCGGCGCGTGGTACAAGCCGCAGATCGCGACCAAGAAATCGGCCGCGGTGGAACGTCATCCGGACCATCCGGATTCCCGGCGGGTCAAAATCGCGCTCGCGGTGCTGGTCGCGCTGCTGTTCTCGAAGCAGCTCTACGTGTCGAGCCTGTCGAGCTATTACATCTTCTATCTGATCGACAAATTTGGGGTGTCGACGCAGGCCGCCCAGCTCTACCTCTTCCTCTTTCTTGCTTCCAACGCCGCGGGCGCGTTCTTCGGCGGGCCGCTCGGCGATCGCTTCGGGCGCAAATACGTCATCTGGTTCTCAATCCTCGGCGCGCTGCCGTTCACGCTGGCACTGCCCTATGCCGGGCTCTATGCAAGCGCCGTGCTCACCATCTTCATCGGCTTGATCCTCTCCTCAGCGACGGCGTCGATCATCGTGTTCGCACAGGAACTGATGCCGCATCGCTTCGGCATGATCTCGGGCGTGTTCTTCGGTGTCGCCTTCGGTATCGGTGGACTAGGCGCGGCGGCGCTCGGCAAGCTTGCCGATCACACCGGCATCGCCTTCGTCTATCACCTCTGCGCCTTCCTGCCCGCGCTCGGCCTGCTTGCGGTGTTCCTCCCGAAAATGCCCAAACACATGCATTGA